In one window of Lynx canadensis isolate LIC74 chromosome A3, mLynCan4.pri.v2, whole genome shotgun sequence DNA:
- the SERTAD2 gene encoding SERTA domain-containing protein 2 isoform X2: MLGKGEKRKFDEHEDGLEGKILSPSDGPSKVSYTLQRQTIFNISLMKLYNHRPLTEPSLQKTVLINNMLRRIQEELKQEGSLRPVFASAAAAAAAATAATASPPPDSLSDSYREAAPPALSAPAPPPAHACDLGSTTPLDACLTPASLLEDDADDTFCTSPAAPPAAAARLSAPAPPPEKDSFSSALDEIEELCPTSTSPGAAAAAPDSSRGGSGAPGGPKPEDPKLMDSLPGNFEITTSTGFLTDLTLDDILFADIDTSMYDFDPCTSASGPASKMAPVSADDLLKTLAPYSSQPVAPSQPFKMDLTELDHIMEVLVGS, encoded by the coding sequence ATGTTGGGTAAAGGAGAAAAACGGAAGTTTGACGAGCATGAAGATGGGCTGGAAGGCAAAATCCTGTCTCCCTCCGATGGGCCATCCAAGGTGTCTTACACCTTACAGCGCCAGACTATCTTCAACATTTCCCTTATGAAACTCTATAACCACAGGCCCCTCACCGAGCCCAGCTTGCAAAAGACCGTTCTGATCAACAACATGTTGCGGCGGATCCAGGAGGAGCTCAAACAGGAAGGCAGCCTGAGGCCGGTGttcgcctccgccgccgccgccgccgccgccgccaccgccgccaccGCCTCTCCCCCGCCCGACTCGCTGAGCGACAGCTACCGGGAGGCGGCGCCGCCCGCCCTCagcgcccccgcgcccccgcccgcgcACGCCTGCGACCTCGGGAGCACTACGCCGCTGGACGCCTGCCTCACGCCCGCCTCGCTGCTCGAGGACGACGCCGACGACACGTTTTGCACTTCCCCGGCCGCGCCGCCCGCGGCTGCCGCCAGACTGTCGGCCCCAGCGCCCCCGCCGGAGAAGGACAGCTTCTCCTCCGCCCTGGACGAGATCGAGGAGCTCTGTCCCACGTCTACCTCCCCCGGGGCCGCAGCCGCAGCGCCCGACAGCTCCCGAGGGGGCTCCGGCGCGCCGGGCGGCCCGAAACCCGAAGACCCGAAGCTGATGGACTCTCTGCCCGGGAACTTCGAAATCACGACGTCCACGGGGTTTCTGACAGACTTGACCCTGGACGACATCCTGTTTGCCGACATCGACACGTCCATGTACGACTTCGACCCCTGCACGTCTGCCTCGGGGCCGGCCTCGAAGATGGCCCCGGTGTCGGCCGACGACCTCCTCAAGACTCTGGCCCCTTACAGCAGTCAGCCGGTCGCCCCGAGTCAGCCTTTCAAAATGGACCTCACGGAGCTGGACCACATCATGGAGGTGCTGGTCGGGTCCTAA